Proteins from one Oncorhynchus tshawytscha isolate Ot180627B linkage group LG16, Otsh_v2.0, whole genome shotgun sequence genomic window:
- the eif1b gene encoding eukaryotic translation initiation factor 1b, with protein sequence MSSIQNLQSFDPFADATKGDDLLPAGTEDKIHIRIQQRNGRKTLTTVQGIAADYDKKKLVKAFKKKFACNGTVIEHPEYGEVIQLQGDQRKNICQFLMEIGIVREEQLKVHGF encoded by the exons ATGTCCTCTATTCAGAACCTCCAATCTTTTG ATCCCTTTGCTGATGCAACCAAGGGTGACGACTTACTCCCGGCAGGGACAGAAGATAAAATCCACATAAGGATACAGCAACGAAACGGACGCAAGACCCTAACCACTGTTCAAGGGATCGCGGCCGATTACGACAAGAAGAAGCTTGTGAAGGCCTTCAAGAAG AAATTTGCCTGCAATGGTACTGTGATTGAACACCCTGAGTACGGTGAGGTCATCCAGCTGCAGGGAGACCAGAGAAAAAACATCTGCCAGTTCCTCATGGAG ATCGGCATTGTCAGGGAGGAGCAGTTGAAGGTCCACGGATTTTAA